The genomic region TTTGATGAGAACTTAGTAGGTACTGAACTGCTACCAATAGCTGTTTTGTTTGCAGGTGACTTTGTTTGCTTAGACTATCGTAACAATGTTGAAGAGCCTGTTGTATGCGTTTGGAATCATGAAGAGTCTTCAGATTTCAATCCTGAAACCTATATTATAAGTAATAGCTTTGAAGAATTTCTAAATATGTTAACAGAATAGATACTTGTTGGAAGTAACTAAACCTTCGAACGAAGTAAGGAGATTACTAAATGAGAATAAAAGATGAAACTTTTGGTGAACTTCAGTACGAATTTGGATGGTCAAGAACCATTACTTTGAACTTCTTCGGAGACACAACTGAGATGGATTTGATGATAGATGGTGAGGAAGAAGGAGAATTTGATGAAGGGCAGTACATAGCATACAAAGCACTAATGAATAGTTGGGAAGCCATACAACACTCTGTATTGACAGCTATCTTGAGCTATTATAAGCGAAAAAGAATCGAATTAGGCTATGATAAAAGCCTTAATGAAAAATATCCATTAGTCGAAACAACTCATGAATTACTTGAAATGATAAGTTTAGAAGGTCTTGTTGTTCCGTATGCGGATATCTTCGAAGCTCGACATATAGGACTTACTTTAAACTGTAGTTGGGACAATGAAAATGGAATAGGAATTCGGTTGTTAAATGAAGAGGTATCAGAAGTTGGATATCAGGATGTT from Pontibacillus halophilus JSM 076056 = DSM 19796 harbors:
- a CDS encoding DUF6985 domain-containing protein, with the protein product MRIKDETFGELQYEFGWSRTITLNFFGDTTEMDLMIDGEEEGEFDEGQYIAYKALMNSWEAIQHSVLTAILSYYKRKRIELGYDKSLNEKYPLVETTHELLEMISLEGLVVPYADIFEARHIGLTLNCSWDNENGIGIRLLNEEVSEVGYQDVAI